TCTAAGAAACAACTACAAGAGGAACTGGTCAAGCTAAAAGACGGACAAAGTACAAAATACCAAGTAGTTCAAATTTTTTGGTTAATTTCTTCATTAGTTTCCTTATGCAAAGAAGCAGGTCTTAATGTTTACATAACTTGCTTACCATAACTTACTATAAACTTCTCATTCCATCAAAAAGTACCATACTTTCAAAGTTTTTGAAAGTGAAATAGGAATTCCTATTAGGGTTTCAATTGATTTGAATATAAACGAAATCAAAAAGACAAAAATTATTACTGGAAATAAAACTTAATAGATAATGTATAGTTGATACAGTAACATTATTATAATGAACAGACTTTCGATGCCCCACCTTTGACTTTAGAACAGAAATACTCATGCACCTGCGCGCACTGAAGAAGGTTAAGAAAGACGTCTCGCTGCAGGACCCGATCGGAACGGATAAAGAAGGCAATGAAATCACCCTCATTGATGTCCTTCAGGCAGAGACAGTGGACGTCGTGGACGCGATACAGTTAAGCATGGAGAAAAAACAGATTTACGAATTCATACACGTCCTTGACGAGCGGGAAAAAGAAGTGATTGTAGGCCGGTTCGGGCTAGATTTAAAGAAAGAAAAGACCCAGCGTGAAATTGCCCGTGATTTAGGTATATCCAGAAGCTATGTCTCAAGGATTGAGAAGCGCGCCCTCATGAAGCTGTTTCATGAATTTTACCGCCATCAGAAGAATGCATTGAAACAAGAGCCGAATAACTGACAAAACACCACCTGATGAGGGTGGTGTTTTGTTTACTATGACTAGGTCCATGTCCCGTATTCCTGATCATTTCTGTGGCTTAATTCAGGAGGAGAGACATATATATCCTAAAGAACAGGCAAACAAGGATGGAGGATGCGGATGAACAATTTACTGATGAAAAGAGAATTGTCAGGAGAGCAGCTGTCAATCATCGCAAATGAGTTTGACAAGAAGAAAAAGAGCAAAGGTGTTCTCTATGTACTCTGGCTGTTTTTCGGCAGTATTGGTGTACACCGGTTTTATTTAGGAGATATCGGCTACGGTATTGGAATGATTGCGGTATGGATTGTAAGCTGGTTCTTAGCTTTCGTGCCGATACTTATATGGGTACTGGTTGATGTCTTTCTTATCGGGAAGCGCCTCGAGAAGATAAATGACCAGCTGGAGTTTTCCATTATTGAAAATGTAAAAAGCTATCAGAATTAAAAAAAGCTGACTGGCTATATATAATAAGAAGGTTTCACAACAACCTGTTGGAAACCTTCTTTTATTTTACTTTTGTCCTTTTTCGCATGGTGAAACAAACCATTTGAAAGGCTTCAGAAAGCCGGTCGATAGGAGCATTGTCGATGATGGTTCTGGATAAAGATGAGGACCGTTTACGTTTACGCAGAGAAAAGGAATCAATCACACCTATGTCATCACAGGTAAACAGGATGCTGTAAACGTATTTATCGGGTTGAAGGGGATCGATGAAGATGTGACAGTCCCTGGGTTTGAGTCGTTTCTTTGCAATGGGATAAGCTCGCAGAACGACACGTCTGTTTTTTGTAATGCGAAGGAAATTTTGCAGGTTTTGAAAGAACAACTCGCCATCGTCAGGAAGAAGACGCCAGGTAAATGACTGCCCCATATAGGTTACGGAAACCTGGCATGGGTCTTCGGTTTTTGAAACCGAAAAAGTGGCGGGGATCAGAGCTGCATTGATGGTAAGTTTTTTTAAGGTAGTCTGTGATTTTGTATAGTCACGGCGGAACAGCCACCTGTATACAAGGATAAAAAATGTCTTCAACATCAGCACCTCCATTATATGTATATGCTGAAAATGTGAAGAAAGGAATGTAAAAATCCACAGCATACAATAGAGGATATGGTACTATCTTAGTATAGGTGGTCGATTTTACCGGAAAGGTGTGGTTTGAAATTGGCATTTACTTCGACTGTCGCTTTGCTTTTTTTCGTTAATCCTTTTTTTGCATTTGTGATGGGGTTTATTGCATGTATGTCGGGGAAAAAAGCTGCAGGAAATCCTGTTGTTGTATTTTTGTGCGTTTTCATCATGAGCATCCTGGTGATGACTACGGTTCAACGGATGACTATGGCACCTGAGCTGTACGGGTATGCTGCGTTTAACTCGTTTATTGGCTTGGCCGGGTTTGCCCTCGGACTTGTGGCAAAAAAACTGTGCATACGGAAGATTAAAAGGAATGACGGCCGTTCATATGGCACTTGTCATTCCTTTTTCATGTCAGTTAATGATCCCGTGAGAAATGATTTCTACTGTCACATTCGGTTTGATAGTAATGTCCGGATAGACCTCATTCCAATCATTTTCTCTCCAAAATTGATTGTGGAAAGCAATGACGCGTCTCCCGATTCCGAGAGCATCGCAATTTGCTTCCTGAAGCGTTTCGAAGATCTGTTCAGCCTCTGCTGTGAATGCTCTCCCAAGCCTTTCATTCAGCATTGCCACATTTGCAGGGTCGTGAAGTTCGTCTTTTGGATATTCGATAACCTTTACTTTCATTGTAAGGTTTACCTCAGCAGTGACAGATTTCGCAGCATGATTGACATCTACTTTTAAGTTGCGGTCTGCCTCTCTTACAAGGAGTGTGATAAACTCTTCTGTCTCTGCATTTTCCTCAGATACTTTCTCGGTCAGAAAGGTATTCCTGCCACGAACGTTTTTCATTAAATTTAACAGAACCGAGTCTTCCGGTGAAAGTGTCCCTGTCATCTTTTCACCGTTAAACAGAGCATTTCCAACGAGAGAACTTTCATCTTCCTCATTTAACTCCATTAATGGAATTACCATGTCCTGCCCCGGATCAAACATGATAGGACAAATCAGCTGAACATTAAGGTTTTCCACAATTGAATTCTCTTCCGCTGTTTCAAGAAGGTCGGCAATAAATTCACTTGTCCTGGGTTTATCAGGCAGATCCTTACTTATTATGTCTTGAGCCATCCCGTTAAAGATGGCTATTTTGGCTCCGAGAGATCCGCGGGGATCCCGGTACATAACATCAATAGGATTGTATAGAGACTCCTCAGCCAAATCGCGGCCTATAACAATCACTCTCAACCTTGCAATGTCAATACGCTCTGAAACTTTATTATCCAGAGCCATTCTGGCTTCACGTACCGTATGTCCTAGTCCGCTGACGACTTCTGTCCGTTCGGGGGCTTCACGTTTACTGGGAACAGGTGAGGTGAGCGTCGATTGGTACAAACCATCTTCCATAAGATCAAGTCCGGCGCTCTTGGCAATCGTAATGTCACGCAGCTGCCTGGAATCCCAGCACCCCGAGAGCAGGATCAGACAAAGGATACACAGACTAAACTGACGGACTGTTTTCATGCTGAGACGCTCCTTTCCCTGGTGGTTTACGTATGAACGACAAAAGATATAAAAACAGGGGGATTATGAGCGTCATGAGGATGCTGAAATAGTCTACACCTTCTGAAAGCTTATGGACAGTCAGCTCGTTTGACGGTCCGATAGATACGAGAAATACCCCTATTGCAACGACAGTAACGAGTTTTTTACGGGGCACACCTTTGATAAGCTGAGTTGCAGATAAGGAAGCCAAGTACATATAGCTCATTAACGATGTAGTCACACTTACAATCCAAATCGCAGTAAAGATCAAATCAAGCCTGTCAATGATTTGCGTACTGAACGTTTTTAACATATATAAAATAGGCTGGGGAACAAGTTCAATTTCAGGCGGGC
This DNA window, taken from Alteribacter keqinensis, encodes the following:
- a CDS encoding TM2 domain-containing protein codes for the protein MNNLLMKRELSGEQLSIIANEFDKKKKSKGVLYVLWLFFGSIGVHRFYLGDIGYGIGMIAVWIVSWFLAFVPILIWVLVDVFLIGKRLEKINDQLEFSIIENVKSYQN
- a CDS encoding Ger(x)C family spore germination protein; amino-acid sequence: MKTVRQFSLCILCLILLSGCWDSRQLRDITIAKSAGLDLMEDGLYQSTLTSPVPSKREAPERTEVVSGLGHTVREARMALDNKVSERIDIARLRVIVIGRDLAEESLYNPIDVMYRDPRGSLGAKIAIFNGMAQDIISKDLPDKPRTSEFIADLLETAEENSIVENLNVQLICPIMFDPGQDMVIPLMELNEEDESSLVGNALFNGEKMTGTLSPEDSVLLNLMKNVRGRNTFLTEKVSEENAETEEFITLLVREADRNLKVDVNHAAKSVTAEVNLTMKVKVIEYPKDELHDPANVAMLNERLGRAFTAEAEQIFETLQEANCDALGIGRRVIAFHNQFWRENDWNEVYPDITIKPNVTVEIISHGIIN